The following are encoded in a window of bacterium genomic DNA:
- a CDS encoding GtrA family protein, whose amino-acid sequence MKHLALFVSSLPRPLRYLISGGTALAVNLGLLAFFIEIFGLWYLLAAVLAFTVALCVSFALQKFFTFADHARTTGVLTRQFSIYTTIALINVALNTILMYLLVERLVLHYLVSQVVASGTIALYSFFIYRAVFNGAPLPQREKLA is encoded by the coding sequence ATGAAGCACCTGGCACTCTTCGTCTCGTCCCTCCCTCGCCCCCTCCGCTACCTCATCTCTGGCGGCACGGCGCTCGCGGTGAACCTCGGGCTCCTAGCGTTCTTTATTGAGATATTCGGGCTCTGGTATCTTCTCGCCGCGGTGCTTGCGTTCACCGTCGCGCTCTGCGTGAGTTTTGCGCTCCAAAAATTTTTTACGTTCGCCGACCACGCCCGTACCACGGGCGTCCTCACGCGTCAATTTTCGATCTATACGACGATAGCCCTAATCAATGTTGCGCTCAATACCATTCTCATGTACCTTCTAGTGGAGCGTCTGGTGCTCCACTACCTCGTCTCGCAAGTCGTCGCATCGGGCACCATTGCGCTCTATTCGTTCTTTATCTACCGCGCCGTCTTCAACGGCGCGCCACTGCCACAGAGGGAAAAACTCGCATGA